Proteins from a single region of Acidobacteriota bacterium:
- a CDS encoding GH92 family glycosyl hydrolase, whose protein sequence is MKTLTSAFLLIFAALSMNAQTVDFTQFVDPFIGTDGTGHTFPGATAPFGMVQPSPDTNYFGWTHSSGYQFKDKRILGFSNTHLNGTGAMDLGDILLQPFSGSPIRSDFSSENDKSSEIASVGYYSTRLKTFDISVELTASERVAFHRYRFDSDSPKHVLIDFQHGLVWSEDSKRVIASDVAVEDANTISGFCETENWVRRKYFFVIKFDKPFTEQRKLRSRPGEKAPLHVLTFDLKKGGQIQAKIAISTVSVEGAKKNLKSEVPHWNFDRVRKETTAKWNRYLSRIDIAADRKQKRIFYTGLYHLLIQPNNIADVDGRYRGADYKVRKAIGGAYYSTLSLWDTFRAAHPLYTLIVPERVDGFVNSMLGHFDARGFLPIWTLQDGETHTMIGNHAVPAIVDAYLKGFRGFDAERAFAAIKRSLTVSQKHSDWDVYDRFGYYPFDKIDGESVSRTLESGVDDFAAAALARRLGKTVDAEFFSKRADFYRNLFDPETKLMRGKDSNGRWRTPFDPLAPTSPLRNPGDYTEANAWQYSFAPQHAVDGLIALHGGKSGFASKLDRFFERSQKDENETHLKFLGQEGLIGQYAHGNEPSHHIAYLYRFTDDGFKSDELIREITGRFYDDTPSGITGNEDCGQMSAWYIFSVLGFYPVNPSVGEYVLGAPQIREATVKLAGGKTLRMIADGISNDAKYVKNAKLNGRLVSDNLLRHSALKKGGTLTFEMSANR, encoded by the coding sequence ATGAAAACTCTGACATCAGCGTTTCTCCTGATCTTCGCCGCGCTTTCAATGAACGCGCAAACCGTTGATTTTACACAGTTTGTCGACCCGTTCATCGGCACCGACGGCACCGGTCACACGTTTCCGGGAGCGACGGCGCCGTTCGGTATGGTTCAACCGTCGCCTGATACGAATTATTTCGGCTGGACTCACTCGTCTGGCTATCAGTTCAAAGACAAACGGATTCTGGGATTTTCGAACACGCATCTGAACGGAACGGGCGCGATGGATCTCGGCGACATCCTTTTGCAGCCTTTCTCCGGATCGCCGATCCGCAGCGATTTCAGCAGCGAAAATGACAAATCAAGTGAAATCGCGTCGGTCGGCTATTACTCGACTCGCCTCAAAACGTTCGACATCAGCGTCGAACTGACGGCAAGCGAACGCGTCGCGTTTCATCGCTACCGGTTCGATTCCGATTCGCCGAAACACGTCCTCATAGACTTTCAACACGGACTCGTCTGGTCGGAAGATTCGAAACGCGTAATCGCGAGCGACGTTGCGGTCGAAGACGCCAACACCATCAGCGGATTCTGCGAGACCGAAAATTGGGTCCGGCGAAAGTATTTCTTCGTCATCAAATTCGACAAACCCTTTACCGAACAGCGAAAGCTCAGATCGCGTCCGGGTGAGAAGGCACCGCTTCACGTTCTTACATTCGACTTGAAAAAGGGCGGGCAAATCCAGGCCAAGATCGCGATATCGACCGTCAGCGTCGAGGGCGCGAAAAAGAACCTCAAATCCGAAGTGCCGCACTGGAACTTCGATCGGGTTCGCAAAGAAACGACGGCGAAATGGAACAGATATCTGTCGCGGATCGACATCGCCGCCGATCGGAAGCAGAAGCGGATCTTTTACACCGGTCTCTATCATCTGCTGATCCAGCCGAACAACATCGCCGACGTCGATGGCCGATACCGCGGCGCCGACTACAAGGTCCGCAAGGCGATCGGCGGCGCTTATTATTCGACGCTCTCTCTGTGGGACACGTTTCGCGCGGCTCATCCGCTGTATACGCTGATCGTCCCGGAACGCGTCGACGGCTTCGTAAACTCGATGCTCGGTCATTTCGACGCGCGCGGGTTCCTGCCGATCTGGACGCTTCAGGACGGCGAGACGCATACGATGATCGGCAACCACGCCGTGCCGGCGATCGTCGACGCCTATCTGAAAGGATTTCGAGGCTTCGATGCCGAACGCGCGTTCGCCGCGATCAAGCGAAGCCTGACCGTCAGCCAGAAGCATTCCGATTGGGATGTCTACGATCGGTTCGGTTACTATCCGTTCGACAAGATCGACGGCGAGTCGGTTTCCCGCACGCTCGAGAGCGGCGTCGACGATTTTGCGGCGGCGGCGTTGGCGCGCAGGCTCGGCAAGACGGTAGACGCGGAATTCTTTTCAAAACGCGCCGATTTCTACCGGAATCTCTTTGACCCCGAAACGAAACTGATGCGGGGGAAAGACTCGAACGGACGTTGGCGGACGCCGTTCGACCCGCTCGCGCCGACTTCCCCGCTCCGAAATCCCGGAGATTACACCGAGGCGAACGCGTGGCAATACAGTTTCGCGCCGCAACATGCCGTCGACGGTTTGATCGCGCTCCACGGCGGAAAGTCGGGTTTTGCGTCGAAACTCGACAGGTTTTTCGAACGAAGCCAAAAGGACGAAAACGAAACGCATCTCAAGTTCCTTGGGCAAGAAGGATTGATCGGGCAATACGCGCACGGCAACGAACCGAGCCACCACATCGCCTATCTTTACAGATTTACCGACGACGGTTTCAAGTCCGATGAACTGATACGCGAGATCACGGGCCGATTTTACGACGACACGCCGTCCGGGATCACCGGCAACGAAGACTGCGGCCAAATGTCGGCGTGGTACATTTTTTCGGTCCTTGGCTTCTATCCGGTCAATCCGAGCGTCGGCGAGTACGTCCTCGGTGCGCCGCAAATCAGAGAGGCAACCGTCAAACTCGCTGGTGGCAAGACCCTCAGGATGATCGCGGACGGAATTTCGAATGACGCGAAATACGTCAAGAACGCAAAACTCAACGGCCGTTTGGTGAGCGACAACTTGCTCAGGCATTCGGCGCTCAAGAAAGGCGGGACGCTGACATTCGAGATGTCCGCGAATCGCTGA
- a CDS encoding phytanoyl-CoA dioxygenase family protein, giving the protein MYQISAGQSAELQRNGHILLRGLASPDEIAHFGPAIRRAAYEYSNETRSLEERDTYGKAFLQTMNLWRHDEDVRRFVFERRFAAVAAALLGVERVRLYHDQALFKEPRGGFTPWHQDQYYWPLDTEKTITMWMPVVDIDTRMGMLTFASGSHAQGPVGSVKISDESEAAYDEYIASKGFPIARADAMRAGDATFHLGWTIHSAGGNDSPEKTREVMTVIYFADGARVKEPQNPNQEDDLRVWLGGKMPGELADSEMNPILNHSL; this is encoded by the coding sequence ATGTACCAGATCAGCGCCGGACAATCGGCGGAGTTGCAACGAAACGGACATATCCTGCTGCGCGGACTGGCATCGCCCGACGAGATCGCGCATTTTGGTCCGGCTATTCGCCGCGCCGCTTACGAATACTCCAACGAAACGCGAAGTCTCGAAGAAAGAGATACTTACGGCAAGGCTTTTCTGCAGACAATGAATCTTTGGCGCCACGACGAAGACGTCCGGCGGTTCGTCTTCGAGCGCAGATTCGCCGCTGTCGCGGCGGCGCTTCTCGGCGTCGAACGCGTCCGGCTCTATCACGATCAGGCGCTCTTCAAAGAGCCGCGCGGCGGTTTCACGCCCTGGCATCAGGATCAATACTATTGGCCGCTCGACACGGAAAAGACGATCACGATGTGGATGCCTGTGGTCGATATTGACACGCGAATGGGAATGCTGACTTTCGCTTCGGGATCACACGCGCAAGGGCCGGTCGGAAGCGTCAAGATCTCGGATGAAAGCGAAGCGGCATATGACGAATACATCGCGTCCAAAGGATTTCCCATCGCCCGAGCGGATGCGATGCGCGCCGGCGATGCGACATTTCATCTCGGCTGGACGATCCACTCGGCCGGCGGCAATGACTCGCCCGAAAAAACCCGCGAAGTGATGACGGTCATCTATTTCGCCGACGGCGCGCGCGTCAAAGAACCGCAGAACCCGAATCAGGAAGACGATCTTCGCGTCTGGCTCGGCGGAAAAATGCCGGGTGAACTCGCCGATTCGGAGATGAATCCGATCTTGAATCACTCTTTGTAA
- a CDS encoding nuclear transport factor 2 family protein, which translates to MQFKFIQCALVIALAGVSAFAQSKDESALRALVNKMAAAQANYDPKTLDNVFTSDFIEVSPVGEVDPRDKVLGFYKPEDKPPADKMTLTIETNEFSIRNYGKFAIVIARFDYKIVSGGKPMPTRSIRATVVARKEKGEWKIASAQYTGIK; encoded by the coding sequence ATGCAATTCAAATTCATACAGTGCGCGCTTGTGATCGCGCTTGCCGGCGTTTCGGCCTTCGCACAATCCAAAGATGAGTCCGCGCTCAGGGCGCTTGTCAACAAGATGGCTGCCGCGCAGGCGAACTACGATCCGAAAACGCTCGACAACGTTTTCACCTCCGATTTCATCGAGGTCTCGCCCGTCGGCGAGGTCGATCCGCGCGATAAGGTTCTCGGGTTTTACAAACCGGAAGACAAGCCGCCGGCGGATAAAATGACGCTTACGATCGAAACGAACGAGTTTTCGATACGAAATTACGGCAAATTCGCGATCGTCATAGCGAGGTTCGATTACAAGATCGTCAGCGGCGGAAAGCCGATGCCGACCCGCAGCATCCGCGCGACCGTCGTCGCCCGAAAAGAAAAAGGCGAGTGGAAAATCGCTTCCGCGCAATATACGGGAATCAAGTGA
- a CDS encoding BMP family ABC transporter substrate-binding protein, whose translation MKFVCLIALCIAASMLASCGAKTEAQRQCNIKVGIVFDIGGKNDRSFNAAAWDGVRRAEKDLNVCLYDVEPGNPTSIEPAMRAFAERDFDLIIGVGFAQGPIMQTVATDYPNIKFAIVDGVIFEADGKTPKSNVASLVFREHEGSFLVGMIAASKSKSGVLGFIGGMDIPLIHKFETGYEEGARSVNPNIKVIDNYVGVTDSAWNNPGKGKELALSQIGQGADVIFTAAGNSGLGAFDAVEQYGRNPQGEANKFVIGVDSNQNMVKPGFVLTSMVKRVDNAVYDVVKEVLGKQFNGGFHAFGLDKDGVAYAMDDFNRALIPKDVIERVEAAKTKIVAGEIKVTDAMAK comes from the coding sequence ATGAAATTCGTCTGTCTAATCGCTCTTTGTATCGCTGCCTCGATGCTGGCATCGTGCGGCGCCAAAACCGAAGCGCAGCGCCAGTGCAACATCAAGGTCGGCATCGTCTTCGACATCGGCGGCAAGAACGACCGTTCGTTCAACGCCGCGGCCTGGGACGGCGTCAGGCGCGCGGAAAAGGATCTGAACGTTTGTCTGTACGACGTTGAACCCGGCAATCCGACCTCGATCGAACCGGCAATGCGGGCTTTTGCGGAGCGCGACTTCGATCTCATCATCGGCGTCGGCTTCGCTCAGGGGCCGATTATGCAAACGGTCGCAACCGATTATCCGAACATCAAGTTCGCCATCGTTGACGGCGTGATCTTCGAGGCCGACGGCAAGACGCCGAAAAGCAACGTCGCATCGCTCGTTTTCCGTGAGCATGAAGGTTCGTTTCTCGTCGGAATGATCGCCGCGTCGAAATCGAAATCGGGCGTTCTCGGATTCATCGGCGGGATGGACATTCCGTTGATTCATAAGTTCGAAACCGGGTACGAAGAGGGCGCGCGGTCAGTAAATCCGAACATCAAGGTCATCGACAACTACGTCGGCGTCACCGATTCGGCCTGGAACAATCCTGGAAAGGGAAAGGAACTGGCGCTCTCGCAGATCGGTCAGGGCGCGGACGTGATCTTCACCGCCGCCGGAAATTCGGGTCTCGGGGCGTTCGACGCAGTCGAGCAATACGGCCGAAACCCGCAGGGCGAAGCGAACAAGTTCGTCATCGGCGTCGATTCGAACCAGAATATGGTCAAACCCGGATTCGTCCTGACATCGATGGTCAAACGCGTCGACAACGCGGTCTATGACGTCGTCAAAGAAGTCCTCGGCAAGCAGTTCAACGGCGGATTCCACGCCTTCGGGCTCGACAAGGACGGCGTCGCGTATGCGATGGACGACTTCAACCGGGCGCTGATCCCGAAAGATGTCATCGAGCGCGTCGAGGCCGCAAAAACGAAGATCGTCGCCGGCGAGATCAAGGTCACGGACGCGATGGCGAAATAG
- the ispD gene encoding 2-C-methyl-D-erythritol 4-phosphate cytidylyltransferase, whose protein sequence is MNTAIIVAAGSGNRFGGEIPKQFIEVAGKPLLIHTLARFEECAAIDAVVLVLSAERVSDFAGIAKQFALTKLKAIVAGGATRAESVRNGLRAVGDDCNVVAVHDGARPLVTADEISATVRAAEEFGAACLTAAVTDTIKEVSDGGILRTVDRTRLRRALTPQAFRLELLTRAYEHSDLGDAATDECYLVEKFGVAIKIVDGNARNIKVTTPDDLKFVEQFL, encoded by the coding sequence ATGAATACCGCCATCATCGTCGCCGCCGGCAGCGGAAACAGGTTCGGCGGCGAAATCCCCAAACAGTTTATCGAAGTCGCCGGCAAACCACTGTTGATCCATACTCTTGCGAGATTCGAAGAATGCGCCGCGATCGACGCGGTCGTTTTGGTTCTCTCAGCGGAACGAGTTTCTGATTTCGCGGGAATTGCAAAACAGTTCGCACTTACAAAACTCAAGGCGATTGTTGCCGGAGGCGCGACCCGGGCCGAATCCGTTCGCAACGGACTGCGGGCGGTTGGCGATGACTGTAACGTCGTCGCGGTTCACGATGGCGCACGTCCGCTGGTGACCGCCGACGAGATCAGCGCGACCGTTCGCGCGGCGGAAGAATTCGGCGCGGCGTGCTTGACGGCTGCGGTGACCGATACGATAAAAGAGGTCTCGGACGGCGGGATCTTGCGAACGGTCGACCGAACGAGATTGCGTCGGGCGCTGACCCCGCAGGCCTTCCGGCTCGAACTTCTGACTCGCGCATATGAGCACAGCGATCTTGGCGATGCCGCGACCGATGAATGCTATCTGGTTGAAAAATTTGGGGTTGCGATCAAAATCGTCGACGGGAACGCGCGCAACATCAAGGTCACCACGCCCGACGATCTGAAGTTCGTCGAACAATTCCTGTAA
- a CDS encoding thymidine phosphorylase — translation MTPQDLIRKKRDGARFSENEIEAFIAGVSDGSWADYQITALVMAMFIHGLNMSEQNALVRAMLHSGETLDFSDIDAPIADKHSTGGVGDKTSLIIAPLAAACGVAVPMISGRGLGHTGGTLDKLESIDGYNVRLSSAQIKRTLKKCGFALAGQTKRIVPADRKLYALRDACAMVESVPLIVASIMSKKLAEDLDALVLDVKTGNGAFMENLWDARVLAKYMVAAGTDFGVKTEAVITNMSEPLGRFAGNALEVYECLKIMRGEVDELSQPTLDLSLELTARMVVLCGIAKDLDDANAMCLEKLWDGSALERFRLNIELQKGDPTICDTPEKMLTKGIVKAEIKAADSGFVSEIDTRAVGDAICALGGGRVKAEDLIDYAVGFECAARLGDKIAAGDLIGTVYARSKSQAATISEKLRTAYKIGGEKPENLGLIHEVVR, via the coding sequence ATGACTCCACAAGACCTGATCCGCAAAAAACGCGACGGCGCAAGATTCTCGGAAAACGAAATAGAGGCGTTCATAGCCGGCGTGAGCGACGGTTCGTGGGCCGATTATCAGATCACTGCGCTGGTAATGGCGATGTTCATTCACGGCCTTAATATGAGCGAGCAGAACGCGTTGGTCCGGGCGATGCTCCATTCCGGTGAAACGCTCGATTTCAGCGACATCGACGCGCCTATCGCCGACAAGCATTCGACCGGCGGGGTCGGTGACAAAACGTCTCTGATCATCGCACCGCTCGCGGCCGCGTGCGGCGTGGCGGTGCCGATGATCTCGGGTCGCGGCCTCGGCCATACCGGCGGCACGCTCGACAAACTCGAGTCGATCGATGGTTACAACGTCCGGCTTTCCAGCGCGCAGATCAAGCGGACATTGAAGAAGTGCGGCTTTGCGCTGGCGGGTCAGACAAAGCGGATCGTTCCCGCCGATCGAAAACTCTATGCGCTCCGCGACGCCTGCGCGATGGTCGAGTCCGTGCCGTTGATCGTCGCATCGATTATGTCGAAAAAGCTTGCCGAGGATCTCGACGCGCTCGTTCTCGACGTCAAGACCGGCAACGGCGCGTTTATGGAAAACCTCTGGGACGCGCGCGTCCTCGCGAAATATATGGTTGCCGCCGGAACCGATTTCGGGGTCAAGACCGAGGCCGTGATAACCAATATGAGCGAGCCGCTCGGACGTTTCGCGGGCAATGCGCTCGAGGTTTACGAATGTCTGAAGATAATGCGCGGCGAGGTCGACGAACTCTCTCAACCGACGCTCGACCTGTCGCTTGAATTGACGGCGCGGATGGTCGTCTTATGCGGGATTGCGAAGGATCTCGACGATGCCAACGCGATGTGCCTTGAAAAACTATGGGACGGCAGCGCGCTTGAAAGATTCCGCCTTAATATCGAGCTTCAAAAAGGCGATCCGACGATCTGCGATACGCCTGAGAAGATGCTGACGAAGGGAATCGTAAAAGCCGAGATCAAAGCGGCCGACTCCGGATTCGTCTCCGAGATCGATACCCGCGCGGTGGGCGACGCGATCTGCGCACTCGGCGGCGGGCGCGTCAAGGCCGAGGATTTGATCGACTACGCGGTCGGATTTGAATGCGCGGCCCGGCTTGGCGACAAGATCGCCGCCGGCGACCTCATCGGGACGGTCTACGCGCGCTCGAAATCTCAGGCCGCGACGATTAGCGAAAAATTGCGGACTGCGTATAAAATAGGCGGGGAAAAACCTGAAAATCTGGGATTGATCCACGAAGTTGTCCGATAG
- a CDS encoding 2-C-methyl-D-erythritol 2,4-cyclodiphosphate synthase, giving the protein MRIGLGNDIHRLEAGRPLILGGVRVPSEKGAVGHSDADALTHALTDAILGALAAGDIGTHFSDRDDRWKNADSFVFLGEAVRMMRERGFSVVNVDSTISLEKPKLRPFIDEMRANLASALGIGIELVSVKAKTGEGIDAVGEIRAVRAEAIVLLASEQ; this is encoded by the coding sequence ATGCGAATTGGACTCGGGAACGACATACACCGGCTCGAAGCCGGGCGACCGCTGATTCTTGGCGGCGTCCGCGTCCCGTCCGAAAAGGGAGCCGTCGGACATTCGGACGCCGACGCATTGACGCACGCCTTAACGGACGCGATCCTCGGAGCGCTCGCCGCCGGCGATATCGGGACGCATTTCTCGGATCGCGATGACCGTTGGAAGAACGCCGACAGTTTCGTCTTCTTGGGAGAAGCGGTGCGAATGATGCGTGAGCGCGGTTTTTCGGTGGTCAACGTCGATTCGACCATCAGCCTCGAAAAACCGAAGCTTCGCCCGTTCATCGATGAGATGCGGGCAAATCTTGCGAGCGCCCTCGGAATCGGGATCGAACTGGTCTCGGTGAAGGCGAAGACGGGCGAGGGAATTGACGCGGTCGGCGAGATCCGTGCGGTCCGGGCCGAGGCGATAGTGTTGTTGGCTTCGGAGCAATAA
- a CDS encoding SDR family oxidoreductase — translation MRSTHAFAEKVALVAGVSGPIGRAVALQLALLGAFVVSVDDESSAESDRSLDELRSLGTLAGSVTADLATQTGAEFAVAEIDKMFGRIDLLVVCLKLDDESEFLKFDDPALEDMLGTAVKSPCFLIQEAFRLMNTRPKARIVNIVPPIGDRTNGVLYQTSRAAVEGLTRSMAAALPKHFRVNCVAVEGVRGLKQNDLFVEETGITNDDVARTVLFLLSSEAAGVNGRTISVG, via the coding sequence ATGCGGTCAACCCACGCCTTTGCGGAAAAAGTCGCACTCGTCGCCGGCGTCTCCGGTCCGATCGGTCGCGCGGTCGCGCTTCAACTCGCATTGTTGGGCGCATTTGTCGTGAGCGTCGATGACGAAAGCTCGGCCGAGTCGGATCGGTCTCTCGACGAACTGCGGTCGCTCGGAACGCTTGCGGGCTCGGTTACGGCCGATCTCGCGACTCAAACCGGCGCGGAATTTGCGGTCGCCGAGATCGACAAGATGTTCGGCCGGATCGATCTTCTGGTGGTTTGTTTGAAATTGGACGACGAATCGGAGTTTCTGAAATTCGACGATCCGGCGCTTGAAGATATGCTTGGCACCGCCGTGAAAAGTCCGTGCTTCTTGATTCAGGAAGCTTTCCGTTTGATGAACACGCGGCCGAAAGCGCGGATCGTGAACATCGTCCCGCCGATCGGCGATCGGACGAACGGCGTCCTTTATCAAACGTCGCGCGCGGCGGTTGAGGGGCTGACAAGATCGATGGCCGCGGCGCTTCCGAAACATTTTCGCGTCAACTGCGTGGCCGTCGAGGGCGTCAGGGGACTGAAGCAGAACGATCTGTTCGTTGAGGAAACGGGAATTACGAACGACGACGTCGCGCGCACGGTTCTTTTTCTGCTTTCTTCCGAAGCCGCGGGCGTCAACGGACGGACGATTTCGGTCGGATAA
- a CDS encoding TRAM domain-containing protein, which produces MKLDILFIRIGFVALLALMGYLLNPLEKTVHLDASLETRQILSAVVGAVISLLVIAFEMRARQASLKTLIGAAVGSILGIVGAFLIGTLISHQETDAVSAELKTFLTVALAFFMGYIGLMVGAAKGEFIDLSVLGGVFSDKAAPQDYRILDTSVIIDGRIADVAETGFLGGTLIIPQFILTELQQVADSPDSSKRQRGRRGLDMLQRLRNNSKLDVQIIETDFPHVKEVDLKLIELGKQLEAVIVTNDFNLNKVSQLRGVQVLNINELANALKPVVLPGEAMRVFILKEGKEYNQGVAYLDDGTMVVVDNARRLIGKTADIAVTSVLQTTAGKMIFGRLWEESSESGENQMSIHDSRSVGFKKATRDLRQSTIIEET; this is translated from the coding sequence ATGAAACTCGATATTCTCTTTATCAGAATCGGTTTTGTGGCGCTTCTCGCGCTGATGGGTTACCTGTTGAACCCATTGGAAAAGACCGTCCATCTCGATGCCTCGCTCGAAACCCGGCAGATCCTTTCAGCCGTCGTCGGTGCCGTTATTTCTCTCCTTGTGATCGCCTTTGAGATGCGCGCGCGGCAGGCGAGTTTGAAAACGCTGATCGGCGCGGCCGTCGGATCGATTCTTGGGATCGTCGGCGCCTTCCTGATCGGAACGCTCATCAGCCATCAGGAAACCGACGCCGTTTCAGCCGAACTGAAAACGTTCTTGACCGTCGCGCTTGCCTTTTTTATGGGGTATATCGGACTTATGGTCGGCGCGGCGAAGGGCGAGTTCATCGATCTTTCGGTTCTCGGTGGGGTTTTCAGCGACAAGGCCGCTCCGCAGGACTATCGGATTCTCGATACCTCGGTGATCATCGACGGGCGCATCGCGGACGTCGCCGAAACCGGATTCCTCGGCGGAACGCTTATCATCCCGCAGTTCATTTTGACGGAACTGCAACAGGTCGCGGATTCCCCGGATTCGAGCAAGCGCCAACGCGGACGCCGCGGACTCGATATGCTCCAGCGGCTTCGCAACAATTCGAAACTCGATGTTCAGATCATCGAAACCGATTTCCCGCACGTGAAGGAAGTTGACCTGAAACTGATCGAACTCGGCAAGCAGCTTGAGGCCGTGATCGTTACGAATGACTTCAATTTGAACAAGGTCTCGCAACTGCGCGGCGTCCAGGTTTTGAACATCAATGAACTTGCGAACGCGCTCAAGCCGGTCGTGCTGCCGGGCGAAGCGATGCGCGTCTTTATCTTGAAGGAAGGCAAGGAATACAACCAGGGCGTCGCGTATTTGGATGACGGCACGATGGTCGTCGTCGACAACGCCCGACGGCTGATCGGGAAGACCGCCGATATTGCGGTCACCAGCGTTCTGCAGACAACCGCCGGAAAGATGATCTTCGGCCGGTTGTGGGAAGAGTCTTCCGAAAGCGGCGAGAATCAGATGAGCATTCACGATTCGCGTTCGGTCGGATTCAAAAAGGCGACGCGCGATCTCAGACAATCGACGATAATCGAGGAAACATAA